From the Manis javanica isolate MJ-LG chromosome 13, MJ_LKY, whole genome shotgun sequence genome, one window contains:
- the LOC140845841 gene encoding uncharacterized protein isoform X1 — MTSLYLLTLLLTLETPTQGVLRWGILSAFPKPMPVRFNAAVFPRFFTTNASMNLSYLVKDTLVAPLGENRSFVTNGSLCFTTQNLAGCISLKRRKYGWFSDIILEASSLPVMSAKFEGPNKEGSPPYKNMTIHQMVLWINGTFVHSPRNNSTDRPRQPKYASHCVGDYEGELWPWTDCQSTVVTWATERQEFTISPDMEGRPANEAWWPVKVLEGEFRQQLSMNPFHKWMLCGVNGSCTDLSPFSALQGGGIGVKNITFWCENNHMRAHWNMIMTHNNENYTCSAKSGPESPNSLFPYTPHFCLSYPIVALTPAPMKPAFCLSVGMRVTLPMLW, encoded by the coding sequence atgacttcgctatacctcctgaccctgctcctgacactggagaccccgactcagggagtattgagatggggaatcctgtctgcctttcctaagcctatgcctgtccgtttcaatgcagccgtttttccgcgctttttcactaccaatgctagtatgaacttgtcctacttagttaaagacaccctagtagctcccctgggagaaaaccgatccttcgtaactaatgggtcattatgcttcaccactcagaatctagctggctgtatctccctgaaacggaggaaatacggatggttcagtgacataattctagaggccagtagcctccccgttatgtcagctaaatttgaagggcctaataaggaagggagcccgccctataagaacatgactatccaccagatggttctctggatcaatggcacatttgtacactctcccaggaacaattccaccgacaggcctcgtcaacccaaatatgcctcccattgtgtgggcgactatgagggagagctgtggccctggactgactgtcagtcaactgtagtaacgtgggcaactgagaggcaggagtttaccatctccccagatatggagggacggccagccaatgaggcttggtggccagtaaaggtgctcgaaggcgagtttcgtcagcagctgagcatgaaccccttccataaatggatgctgtgtggagtcaatggctcgtgtaccgacctctcccccttttccgccctccagggtgggggaatcggtgtaaaaaatatcaccttttggtgcgagaataaccacatgcgcgcacactggaacatgatcatgacccataacaatgagaactacacgtgttcagcaaaatcaggtccagagtcacctaattccctttttccatataccccccatttctgtttatcttatccaatagtagctttgactcctgctccaatgaaacctgctttctgtctcagtgttgggatgcgcgtaactttaccaatgctttggtag
- the LOC140845841 gene encoding uncharacterized protein isoform X2, whose translation MTLFRERRDFGVTAAIVLLISATAVAATAAGIALDTSIKSATELNNLAASVASALDQQSTLDGKLKGGIMILNQRIDLVEEQMEVLWQMAQLGCERKYRALCITSIQYKNFTRAANLSRDLSQYLSGNWSQDFDGTLEELRREIIHINSPV comes from the coding sequence atgactctgtttcgagaaaggcgcgatttcggtgttacagccgccatagtgctcctgatctccgcgaccgcggtcgcagccaccgccgctggtatagctttagacacctccatcaaatcggctacagagctcaataaccttgcagcctcagtagcttctgccctggaccaacagtccacacttgatggcaaactgaaaggaggaataatgatcctcaatcaacgcatagatctcgtggaggaacaaatggaggtgctctggcaaatggcccaattgggatgtgagcggaaatatcgtgccctctgcatcactagcattcaatataaaaattttacacgggcagctaatctgtcacgagacctgtcccagtatctttcaggaaactggtcccaagacttcgatgggacactagaagagctgcggcgagaaattatccacatcaactcccccgtctag